Proteins co-encoded in one Syntrophales bacterium genomic window:
- the alaS gene encoding alanine--tRNA ligase, translating into MAMTSAEIREKFLQFFKERGHTIVESSSLIPRDDPSLLFTNAGMVQFKNLFLGLEDRGYTRAASSQKCVRAGGKHNDLENVGYTARHHTFFEMLGNFSFGDYFKRESITWGWEFLTEVMGLPPDRLWVTIYKDDDEAFEIWEKEIGVPATRIVRMGMDSNFWMMGDTGPCGPCSEIIYDQGPGVGCGRPDCSVECDCDRYLELWNHVFTQFDRDREGNFHPLPKPNIDTGMGLERLAAVVQGVTSNYETDLFTPIIRTISEITGKPYGKEPDNDVSIRVIADHIRAITFLINDGCLPSNEGRGYVLRRILRRAARHGKLLSMDRPFLHEIVPTVIEIMKDAYPDLIGKEKYIGKVVVNEEQRFLETLGTGMRLLAEEVSVLKKEGKTVIPGELIFKLYDTYGFPVDLTDDIVRKDNLTLDMEGFERCMEAQREKARESWKGSGAEAVAESYKRLSLKGVTTEFVGYHGVTEATSPIIAILKDDQEVYEAREGENVEIFVTETPFYGEKGGQIGDTGIIKGEHFLFEVWDTQWPLDTLITHIGKVRKGDIRVGDAAELKVDEKRRRAIEANHSGTHILNAALRKVLGEHVKQSGSLVNPERLRFDFTHFSKIDEEELEKIELLANEYIRQNVEVVTQVLPKEEAFKTGAAAVFDEKYGDLVRLVKMGDISMELCGGTHVNRTGDIGALKIISESSIAAGVRRIEALTGEEAIKYFRKVEGELKKVANLIKANPLEIADRVEKIQCHQRELEKEIEILKSKLAAKDSAELVNQIKDVKGVRVLASVVNAPDVKTLRDLGDKLRDRMRSGIILLGSVVEGKAMILCMVTKDLTNRYSAGEIVKKVAPIVGGSGGGRPEMAQAGGPNGEKVNEAINKIYEIL; encoded by the coding sequence CTGCCAGCTCACAGAAATGCGTTCGTGCAGGAGGAAAACATAACGATCTGGAAAATGTGGGTTACACTGCCCGTCATCACACCTTCTTTGAGATGCTAGGAAATTTCTCATTTGGAGATTATTTCAAAAGAGAATCAATAACCTGGGGATGGGAGTTCTTAACCGAAGTCATGGGACTTCCACCTGATAGGCTATGGGTAACCATATACAAAGATGACGACGAGGCATTCGAGATATGGGAAAAGGAAATCGGTGTACCAGCGACACGAATAGTACGTATGGGAATGGACAGCAATTTCTGGATGATGGGTGATACTGGCCCATGTGGTCCATGTTCTGAAATAATTTATGACCAAGGACCAGGTGTAGGTTGTGGGCGTCCAGACTGTTCAGTAGAATGCGACTGCGATCGTTACTTAGAACTGTGGAATCACGTGTTTACCCAGTTTGATCGCGACAGAGAAGGTAACTTCCATCCTCTCCCCAAACCAAACATCGATACAGGTATGGGTTTGGAGCGGCTTGCCGCTGTTGTTCAGGGAGTAACCAGTAACTACGAGACAGATCTATTCACACCCATTATTAGAACTATTTCAGAAATAACAGGCAAACCATACGGAAAAGAACCCGATAACGACGTTTCCATAAGGGTAATTGCTGACCACATAAGAGCTATAACATTTCTTATAAACGATGGATGCCTACCCAGCAACGAGGGAAGAGGATATGTGCTAAGAAGAATACTCCGCCGGGCGGCAAGGCACGGTAAACTCCTCAGCATGGATCGACCGTTTTTGCACGAGATTGTACCCACTGTTATAGAAATAATGAAAGACGCTTACCCCGACCTCATCGGTAAAGAAAAATATATAGGAAAGGTTGTAGTGAATGAGGAGCAACGTTTCTTGGAAACACTCGGCACCGGGATGAGATTGCTCGCTGAGGAAGTTTCTGTCCTCAAGAAAGAAGGCAAAACTGTAATCCCCGGTGAACTTATATTCAAGCTGTACGACACTTATGGGTTCCCAGTAGACTTAACAGACGATATAGTCCGAAAGGACAATCTCACACTCGATATGGAAGGTTTCGAGCGGTGTATGGAAGCCCAGAGGGAAAAAGCCCGAGAGTCGTGGAAAGGAAGCGGGGCAGAAGCAGTGGCAGAATCGTACAAACGTCTCTCTCTTAAAGGCGTCACCACAGAGTTTGTAGGCTATCACGGTGTTACTGAAGCTACATCCCCGATAATTGCCATCCTAAAAGACGATCAGGAAGTCTATGAAGCTAGGGAAGGAGAAAATGTAGAAATATTCGTTACCGAAACTCCGTTTTATGGAGAAAAAGGTGGCCAAATAGGGGACACAGGCATTATAAAAGGTGAACATTTCCTCTTCGAAGTGTGGGACACTCAGTGGCCACTTGATACTCTCATCACCCATATAGGAAAGGTGAGAAAGGGCGACATCCGTGTGGGAGATGCAGCAGAACTCAAGGTGGATGAAAAACGTAGGAGAGCCATAGAGGCGAACCATTCGGGTACCCACATTCTAAATGCTGCCCTGAGAAAGGTACTAGGGGAACATGTAAAGCAATCGGGGTCTCTAGTTAATCCCGAACGACTTCGCTTTGATTTTACGCATTTTTCAAAAATAGATGAGGAAGAGCTGGAAAAAATAGAACTCTTAGCAAACGAATACATCCGCCAGAATGTGGAAGTTGTAACGCAAGTACTTCCCAAAGAAGAAGCATTCAAAACGGGCGCTGCTGCCGTTTTCGATGAGAAATACGGGGACTTAGTACGACTCGTAAAGATGGGTGATATCAGTATGGAGCTCTGCGGCGGAACGCATGTCAACCGAACCGGTGACATAGGAGCCCTGAAGATAATAAGTGAATCATCCATCGCTGCGGGTGTTCGCCGAATAGAAGCCCTAACCGGGGAAGAGGCTATCAAATACTTCCGGAAAGTAGAAGGTGAGTTAAAAAAGGTGGCCAATTTGATCAAAGCAAATCCTCTGGAGATTGCTGACCGAGTGGAAAAAATTCAATGCCATCAGCGAGAACTTGAGAAAGAAATTGAAATCCTAAAGAGCAAATTAGCGGCCAAAGATTCCGCTGAACTGGTAAACCAAATAAAGGATGTCAAAGGTGTTCGAGTACTAGCCAGCGTGGTAAACGCCCCCGATGTGAAAACCCTGAGAGACCTGGGAGATAAACTGCGTGACCGAATGCGTTCCGGCATCATACTCCTTGGAAGCGTTGTTGAAGGAAAAGCAATGATCCTCTGTATGGTTACTAAGGACCTTACCAATCGCTATTCAGCAGGAGAAATTGTTAAAAAAGTAGCTCCCATTGTTGGAGGAAGCGGGGGAGGACGCCCCGAGATGGCCCAGGCTGGAGGACCTAACGGAGAAAAAGTCAATGAAGCTATAAACAAAATATACGAAATACTTTAG
- a CDS encoding CoA transferase — MKKALQDVRICDLSHVLAGPTASMILGDLGAEVIHVEPPNGDDAREFGPFIGKHSAYFISINRNKKSIVVDLKKEEGKEILSDLIKRSDVVLENFRPGTMEKLGFGYEDVRKINPSIIYAAISGFGHNTLPDYRNRPAYDLVAQAYSGLMSITGPEGGPPCRAGTSIGDIMAGHQCAIAILAALLYRNRTGKGQKIDISMVDSLVYTLENAIVRYTVTGEIPKPMGSMHPTITPFQAFKTKNKWIIVPIGNDNLWSQLCSMLGREDLIDHPRFRTNRMRTENREELTSILGNIFITKTFEEWSELFERFNLPYSPVNTIDSVVNDAAINFRGMIVAINQPGPGNIKIAGSPFKMTETPGQVYAPAPLMGEHTVEILKNVLKYPEERIVKLREKGVIFTHEDLAGVDTTE, encoded by the coding sequence TTGAAGAAAGCACTACAAGACGTACGGATATGCGATTTGAGTCACGTCCTTGCCGGTCCTACCGCCTCAATGATCCTTGGCGACCTGGGTGCGGAGGTAATTCATGTAGAACCTCCGAATGGCGACGATGCCAGGGAATTCGGTCCGTTCATTGGAAAACACAGCGCATATTTCATAAGCATCAATCGTAACAAAAAAAGTATTGTCGTCGATTTAAAAAAAGAAGAGGGAAAGGAGATACTATCAGATCTTATAAAACGTTCCGACGTAGTACTGGAAAATTTTAGACCTGGAACGATGGAAAAACTCGGTTTTGGGTACGAAGATGTGAGAAAAATAAACCCCTCCATAATATACGCCGCCATTTCCGGTTTCGGCCACAATACTCTTCCAGATTACCGAAACAGACCAGCCTATGATTTAGTCGCCCAGGCGTACAGCGGGCTCATGAGCATAACGGGTCCCGAAGGGGGCCCTCCTTGCCGAGCAGGAACCTCAATTGGCGACATTATGGCAGGGCATCAATGCGCTATAGCCATACTTGCCGCATTACTCTACAGAAACAGAACGGGCAAAGGACAAAAGATAGACATATCTATGGTTGATAGTCTGGTGTATACCCTGGAGAATGCCATTGTTCGCTACACCGTAACCGGAGAAATTCCAAAACCAATGGGATCAATGCACCCAACAATCACACCTTTCCAGGCCTTCAAAACAAAGAACAAGTGGATCATCGTACCCATAGGTAATGATAATCTCTGGTCACAACTGTGCAGCATGTTAGGGAGAGAGGATCTCATAGATCACCCCAGATTCAGAACAAACAGAATGAGAACTGAAAATCGGGAAGAACTGACCAGCATTTTGGGAAATATATTTATCACAAAGACATTTGAAGAATGGTCTGAACTCTTTGAAAGGTTCAACCTTCCCTACTCACCGGTGAATACAATAGACAGTGTCGTGAACGATGCGGCTATTAACTTCAGAGGTATGATTGTTGCCATTAACCAGCCGGGCCCCGGGAATATAAAGATCGCTGGTTCACCTTTCAAAATGACTGAAACACCAGGTCAAGTATACGCGCCAGCACCTCTCATGGGAGAACACACCG
- a CDS encoding insulinase family protein → MPHDCPSPEFKPGDFYEGFLVKRVELISHLRITAYEMEYVPTGTEILHLHCNDRENLFAITFLTPPPDSSGLPHILEHSVLAGSQNFPVKDAFNELLKGSLQTFLNAFTYPDRTIYPVASTNKVDFYNLVRVYMDLVLRPRLLEETFWQEGYHLEPYDEPGKGRSYTISGVVYNEMKGAYSSPNNLMYKVIQEGIFPDTVYRFDAGGHPEHIPSLTYESFKKFHTAYYTPSNARIFLYGDISPKAHMEFFSGMVRRFERVQANIAVNPQPRWNSPRYLKAYFPIGRDEDPKEKSIVNCTWLLCDVTDEETVLALKVVAGCLVGTSAGPLRKALIDSRLGHDLSPATGMECDYRQPVFTVGLRGTEDNRDREIEALILETLDKVWREGLDRKIVEGILHQVEFRGREIVRAEYPYGLILMNRVLQSWIYGGDPIRSLNFAGLITRLRKRWEDNPRVFEEAIKEWLIDNPHRLLSVMVPDPDYLMRREDRDRRVIEEKISGISEKEEQEIINRAQYLKEFQSMPDPPEALRTIPRLRRLDLDRYGENIPKEVKIIEDVAVLCHDQFTNGIAYIDLVFDVGSVVEDCHVVLPFLCQLMANMGAAGLSYDEMAKRIALRTGGITCRLVSGMVRGEGNLWQKMVIRVKTLNRNIKETMEIISDVLFRGDFSDVKRAGDLLVEKRNSLYNAVVPSGHIFARRVAAESLSPAAYRDEQWYGLKQLAYLTEIIRGKKILEENYLESLARLKEHIMNRTGLTIVLTAEETGLNQLFGNVGFLIESLPKGSLMEESVRLPELPDFIGVVVPAEVAYVAKVWGAPVYGHHLCAPLMVAARYLSNGFMYKKVRVQGGAYGGLCQYDPLHGILAFLSYRDPHVKRTLDVYDEALAFIRNVLPEDDEVEKAVIGTVGALDRPLDPAGRAWVSMVRHFSAITDEYRQELREEIIRVDGKRIREAGEEFFSLSLHKGRVAVFAGEEKLLQTKEGIEDMVIRPLVEDMKIC, encoded by the coding sequence ATGCCGCATGATTGTCCTTCACCGGAATTCAAACCTGGTGATTTTTACGAAGGGTTTCTTGTTAAAAGGGTGGAATTGATCTCTCATCTTAGGATTACCGCCTATGAGATGGAGTATGTGCCTACGGGAACGGAGATTTTACATTTGCACTGTAACGACAGAGAGAATCTCTTCGCCATTACCTTTCTTACCCCGCCTCCGGACTCCTCGGGGTTACCGCATATATTGGAGCATTCTGTTCTCGCCGGTTCGCAAAATTTTCCCGTAAAGGATGCTTTCAACGAGCTTTTAAAGGGTAGTCTCCAGACGTTTCTCAACGCATTCACTTACCCTGATAGGACCATTTACCCCGTTGCCAGTACTAACAAAGTGGATTTTTATAATCTTGTCCGCGTGTATATGGATCTAGTTCTTAGACCTCGTCTTTTGGAGGAAACGTTTTGGCAGGAAGGCTACCATCTAGAACCTTACGATGAGCCGGGGAAAGGGCGTAGTTATACAATATCCGGTGTAGTTTATAATGAGATGAAAGGTGCGTATTCATCACCTAATAACTTGATGTACAAGGTTATTCAGGAGGGGATATTTCCTGATACTGTCTACCGCTTTGACGCCGGTGGCCATCCGGAGCACATTCCCTCACTTACATATGAGAGTTTTAAGAAATTTCACACCGCTTATTATACACCGTCTAATGCTCGAATTTTCCTGTACGGTGACATATCTCCAAAGGCGCATATGGAATTTTTTTCGGGTATGGTACGGAGATTCGAACGGGTACAGGCAAACATTGCAGTGAATCCGCAGCCACGATGGAATAGCCCCCGTTATTTAAAAGCGTATTTCCCCATTGGGAGGGATGAGGATCCAAAAGAGAAATCAATTGTGAACTGTACCTGGTTGCTTTGTGATGTTACAGACGAGGAGACGGTTCTTGCGCTTAAAGTAGTGGCTGGTTGTCTTGTTGGTACATCGGCAGGACCTCTTAGAAAAGCTCTAATTGATTCTCGTCTCGGTCACGACCTCTCCCCTGCTACGGGTATGGAATGTGATTATCGACAACCTGTTTTTACAGTGGGACTAAGGGGTACTGAGGACAACCGGGATAGGGAGATTGAAGCGTTGATTCTGGAGACACTGGATAAGGTGTGGAGGGAAGGACTGGATAGGAAGATTGTTGAGGGCATACTGCATCAGGTAGAATTTAGAGGACGGGAGATTGTTCGGGCGGAGTATCCTTATGGATTGATTCTGATGAATAGAGTCCTTCAGAGCTGGATATACGGAGGTGATCCTATAAGAAGTTTGAACTTTGCAGGACTGATAACGAGATTGAGAAAGAGATGGGAAGATAACCCCAGAGTTTTTGAAGAGGCTATAAAGGAGTGGTTGATAGACAATCCCCATAGGTTGCTCTCAGTGATGGTTCCTGACCCTGACTACCTTATGCGAAGAGAGGATAGGGATCGTCGGGTTATCGAGGAGAAGATCAGTGGTATATCCGAGAAAGAGGAGCAGGAGATTATTAATCGTGCCCAGTATCTCAAAGAATTTCAATCCATGCCTGATCCACCGGAAGCACTTAGAACGATACCGCGTTTGCGTCGCCTGGATCTTGATAGATATGGTGAGAACATACCTAAAGAAGTGAAAATTATAGAGGATGTAGCTGTCCTTTGTCATGACCAGTTCACGAATGGGATAGCTTACATTGATCTTGTATTTGATGTTGGTTCAGTCGTGGAGGATTGTCATGTTGTACTTCCTTTTCTTTGCCAGTTGATGGCGAATATGGGAGCTGCTGGTCTAAGTTACGACGAAATGGCCAAAAGAATTGCCCTTAGAACTGGTGGTATTACTTGTCGGTTGGTCTCGGGTATGGTTAGAGGTGAAGGTAATCTTTGGCAGAAAATGGTCATAAGAGTGAAAACACTAAATAGAAACATTAAGGAGACTATGGAGATTATTTCCGATGTTCTCTTCAGAGGGGATTTTTCCGATGTGAAAAGGGCAGGTGACTTGTTGGTCGAGAAGAGGAATAGTCTATACAATGCGGTGGTTCCTTCCGGCCATATATTTGCCCGACGGGTCGCTGCTGAGTCTCTCTCCCCAGCGGCATACCGAGACGAACAGTGGTATGGTCTTAAGCAGCTTGCTTACCTTACTGAGATTATACGTGGGAAGAAGATTCTGGAAGAGAATTACCTGGAAAGTCTCGCCCGTTTGAAGGAACACATTATGAACAGAACCGGTTTAACCATTGTCCTAACGGCTGAGGAAACAGGACTTAATCAGCTCTTTGGCAATGTGGGATTTTTGATAGAGTCCCTACCTAAGGGTTCATTGATGGAAGAATCTGTTCGTCTGCCTGAGTTACCTGATTTCATAGGTGTTGTTGTTCCAGCAGAAGTGGCATACGTAGCGAAGGTATGGGGAGCTCCCGTTTATGGTCATCATTTGTGTGCTCCCCTGATGGTGGCAGCCCGTTATCTCTCCAACGGTTTTATGTATAAAAAAGTCAGGGTGCAGGGTGGTGCCTATGGTGGACTATGCCAGTATGATCCTCTCCACGGGATCCTAGCATTTCTCTCCTATCGTGATCCCCATGTGAAGCGGACGCTTGATGTCTACGACGAAGCTTTGGCTTTTATAAGGAATGTTCTTCCTGAAGATGATGAGGTGGAAAAAGCGGTTATAGGAACAGTGGGGGCTTTGGATAGACCTTTGGATCCTGCAGGTCGGGCCTGGGTTTCAATGGTTCGTCATTTTTCTGCAATTACGGACGAATATCGTCAAGAACTCAGGGAAGAGATCATCCGTGTGGATGGGAAAAGAATACGAGAAGCCGGCGAAGAGTTTTTCTCTTTATCCCTCCATAAAGGTCGAGTAGCTGTTTTTGCTGGGGAAGAAAAACTACTTCAAACTAAAGAAGGTATTGAAGATATGGTTATTCGGCCCCTAGTCGAAGATATGAAGATCTGTTGA